The genome window CTGAAAACTTTGCCGGGATTGGACACTCGTCCCACGACGGGCAAAGTGCGGGAAGCGGTGTTTAATATCTGGCAGGGCACGATTGCTGGCTGTCGCTGGTTGGATCTCTGTGTGGGCAGTGGAGCCATGGGAGCCGAAGCGCTGTGTCGGGGGGCAGCACGAGTGGTGGGCATTGAGCAGTTTCCCAAAGCCTGCGCGATCGCCCAGGAAAACTGGCAACGGGTAGCCCAGCCAGAGCAGCGTTTCCAAATTCTGCGGGGAGATGTGGTGAAACGCTTACCTAGCTTGGCGGGACAACAGTTCGATCGCATTTATTTTGATCCACCCTATGATAGCAACTTATATGAACCTGTGTTAAGGGCGATCGTGGCCTATGGACTTTTGGCCCCCCAGGGGGAAATTGCCGCTGAACATCGGCCTGGGAGCTTGCTTGTCCCGATTCCAGGTCTTGTGTGCTGCCGAGAAAAAACCTATGGCAACACCGCCGTGACTTTTTTTCAGGGGGATCGGTCAGAAACCGCGATCGAAATCAGCGAGGCTCTGGTACATTAGTGGCCGTTCAACCTTCTGACTTCAAGATCATGATCCAGCCCGCGCCCACTCAGTCCCCTCAAACGCAACCCGCTCCAGATCAGCGGCAGCCCGTCCCACCCCGCAAAGGTGTTCCCCTGTGGGCGGCTTTCTCGATCGCCATCAATGGTTTGGTGCTGCTGGCAGTGTCGCTTGTGGTGTGGAAGCCGCAATTGTTGACCTTGTTACCGATTCCCCAGCCCAATGCAGCCCCGATCTCCAGCCCCGATCCCAATGCTACCGCTGCACCCGATCCAGCGGAGGCCGGAAATCGTCAACAATTGAGTTACGAGCAATGGCTAGAAATTTTGCAGAAGGAAGCCAGTGCCATCGCCAAAAAAACACCCGATCGCTTGACGGTGTTACTGGGGGATTCCCTCAGCCTCTGGTTTCCCACGGAGTTGTTACCCAGCGATCGGACCTGGCTAAACCAGGGGATTTCCGGGGAGAATTCCGCTGGCTTGCTGAAGCGCTTGAACTTCTTGGATGAAACGAAGCCCCAGACAATTTTTCTGATGGTGGGCGTCAATGATCTGATTAAGGGCGTTCCCGCTGATCAGGTGGTGGCGAATCTGCGCCAAACGGTGCAAACCCTCAAGGAGAAACATCCCAGTACGGAAATCGTGCTGCAAGCCCTGCTGCCCCATGGCGGAGAGCGGGCCACCGTGACCGATCGAGAGGCTGTGCTGAAAGTCTCCAACGAGCAAATTTTTAAGCTGAACCAACAGATTGCCGCGATCGCCCAGGAGGAACAGGTCTTTTTCCTGAACCTATATCCCCTGTTTGCCGATAGCGATGGCCTGCTGCGCCAAGACCTCAGCACCGATGGCCTGCATTTGAATCGGGAAGGCTACAACGTCTGGCGGACGGCATTAACGGTGTTTAGCCAAACGAAACTGGCTCAACCGCCTATTGCTCCTGCGGCCCAGGAAGCGGGGGCGGCTTCTAGTGAGACGCCTGCGGAAGCCAATGGGGACGCGAATTCTGAAACCAATTCTGACGCTGGCCCTGACGCCAACAAAGCCACGACAACCGAGGCCAGCACCGAGCCCAGCACGCCTGAAGCTGCCGCGCCCGAACCGCCGGAAAGCCAATCCAGTCCGGGCACTGCGGGACAGTAATAGAGACAGTAATAGACTCGATCGGCGCTGGGATTTCAGGAAAAGCCATGGTCTGGGGCCGCAGAAGGCTAGGAGAATGCCCCAGACCTCCTTTATCATGGGAAAGCATGAAAACCGCAGTGGGGAAACGTTTCTCCGGGGTGAAGAGGGATGGATACAAAAGCTTTTAAACGATCGCTGAACAATTCTGATAACTATCACCGCAAGGGGTTTGGCCATGGGGAGGAAGTGGCCAGTACCATGGAGTCGGAGTACCAAAGTCCGCTGATTCAAGAAATTCGCGAGAAGAATTACATCCTCAAGCGCGGCAATGTGACAATTCGTTTAGCCGAAGCGTTTGGCTTTTGCTGGGGGGTGGAGCGTGCGGTAGCAATGGCCTACGAAACCCGGACGCATTTCCCGACGGAGCGGATTTGGATCACGAATGAGATTATTCACAATCCTTCGGTGAACCAGCGGCTGCGAGACATGAATGTGGAATTTATCTCGGTGGAGAATGGCCAAAAGGACTTCTCTGGGGTGCAGGCGGGGGATGTGGTGATTTTGCCTGCCTTTGGAGCGAGCGTGCAGGAAATGCAGTTGCTCAACGATCGCGGCTGTACGATCGTGGATACGACCTGTCCTTGGGTGTCGAAGGTGTGGAACACGGTGGAGAAGCACAAGAAGGTGCAATACACTTCGATTATTCACGGCAAGTACAACCATGAGGAAACCGTTGCCACAAGTTCCTTTGCGGGTACCTATCTAATTGTGCTGAATATGGCCCAGGCGGAATATGTGACGAATTACATTCTGCATGGCGGCGACAAGGCTGAGTTTATGGCCAAGTTCAGCAAGGCGATGTCGGCGGGATTCGACCCCGATCGGGATTTGCAACGGGTGGGGATTGCCAACCAAACGACGATGCTGAAGGGTGAGACGGAGGCGATCGGTAAGTTGCTGGAACGGACAATGATGCAGAAGTACGGGCCAGACAAGCTGAATGAGCATTTCCAGAGTTTTAATACGATCTGCGATGCGACCCAGGAACGTCAGGATGCCATGTTTGATCTGGTGGAGGACAAGCTGGATCTCATGGTGGTGATTGGGGGATATAACTCGTCGAATACCACGCATTTGCAGGAAATTGCGGTGGAGCGGGAAATTCCGTCCTATCACATTGATAGTGCCGATCGAATTTTGTCCAACAATCGTTTGGAGCACAAGCCGTTGGGGCAGGAGTTGATGGTGCAGGAGAACTGGTTGCCGGAGGGTGAAATTGTTGTGGGGATTACTTCGGGGGCTTCGACACCGGATAAGGTTGTGGAAGAGGTGATCGAGAAAATCTTCGCGCAAAAGTTGGAATTGGTCGCTAGCTAAACGATCTATAGCAGTTCTAGGGAACTTGTGAGTTCTTCTATTGTGCTTGTGCTTGGAGTTGCCAGACTAAGATAGTGGTTGAATTTTCGACTACGTCATCCTCTGTTGTTGCTAAATATCGACCGTTGGGGCTGAGAGTAATTTCAAATCCATCGGTCGGTAATCTAAATAATTCTTCTTGAGTAGAAAGATCCCAACCTCGGATTGTTCTATCCTCTTCTCCCATGGTCAGTAAACACTTTCCGTCGGGACTAAACTTAACGTGCTTAACCTGTTTTTTATACCCTGTAAAGGTAGAAAGCAGTTGTCCCTGCAAACTCCATATTTTCACTGCTTTATCTTCAGTAGTAGTGACTATTTTTTGCCCATCTGGGCTGAAATCCAAATCAATGACTGCCCCAGGATGGATAGGCCACCGGGCAATTAATTGTCCTTGCAAGTTCCATAGCTCCATACCATTCTTTGAGAGAATTGCAATGTGTTTGCCATCAGAACTCACTGTGAACGGTGGAACAGATCTATCAGCCGCTTCAGATGGCAGATCAATCGTGATCGGTTTTACATTGGAGTTTGCATTCGGAATTTGTAAGAGATCTAAACGACGCTCCAATCTTTGGCTAGCAGCTATGGTTACTAAAACATTCTGAGAACTACTCCAAGTGACAATCCCGATCGCGTTCACACCTGAGAGATCTACATGGGGAATCTCAGGAAAGCCTTGCAGCATTGCTATGGACTTGCCTTGCAAATTCCAAACCCGGACTGTGTTATCCCTGGATGAACTGGCAATGTATTGCCCATCTGGACTGAAGGCAACATTACCAACTGCGCGTTTGTGCCCCTCAAATCTTGTGACCGACTGGGGAGTCTGACGATCGACTAGGGCGACCATGGGGCCTCGGGAACCTGTGGCAATTCGTTGGCTATCGGGACTGAATGAGATCGAGCCTAGCCAACCTGTGGGGACAACTTGTTGCGGATCTCCGGTCTTAAGATTCAAAAGTTTCAAGCCATGATTACCGCTCTCATCCGTGGCTGCTAATACTTGACTATCCGGGCTAAAGGCTAGGTTGGGAGAAATCAAGCCAGTTAATTTTAAAGGCGTTTGACTGGGACTGATATATAAAGGGCAGACTGAATCAGGGCGAATATATGCAGCGGCTGGACTCGATAGAATGGGGGCTTGCATTTGAGTCAGGGGTAATGCTGCTGTATAGAGGGGTTCATGCTCGCTACTGAATTGACCTGAACACCCTACAAGTAGAGTCAGACTACCAATGCATAGACTGAATTTCTGCATTGCGAAAGTGCCCATTCAATGCATAAGTGGATAGGGAACATTATCCAATGGGTCGATTGGACGGGAATTTCTTGT of Alkalinema sp. FACHB-956 contains these proteins:
- the rsmD gene encoding 16S rRNA (guanine(966)-N(2))-methyltransferase RsmD yields the protein MSLRIYGNRLLKTLPGLDTRPTTGKVREAVFNIWQGTIAGCRWLDLCVGSGAMGAEALCRGAARVVGIEQFPKACAIAQENWQRVAQPEQRFQILRGDVVKRLPSLAGQQFDRIYFDPPYDSNLYEPVLRAIVAYGLLAPQGEIAAEHRPGSLLVPIPGLVCCREKTYGNTAVTFFQGDRSETAIEISEALVH
- a CDS encoding GDSL-type esterase/lipase family protein; amino-acid sequence: MIQPAPTQSPQTQPAPDQRQPVPPRKGVPLWAAFSIAINGLVLLAVSLVVWKPQLLTLLPIPQPNAAPISSPDPNATAAPDPAEAGNRQQLSYEQWLEILQKEASAIAKKTPDRLTVLLGDSLSLWFPTELLPSDRTWLNQGISGENSAGLLKRLNFLDETKPQTIFLMVGVNDLIKGVPADQVVANLRQTVQTLKEKHPSTEIVLQALLPHGGERATVTDREAVLKVSNEQIFKLNQQIAAIAQEEQVFFLNLYPLFADSDGLLRQDLSTDGLHLNREGYNVWRTALTVFSQTKLAQPPIAPAAQEAGAASSETPAEANGDANSETNSDAGPDANKATTTEASTEPSTPEAAAPEPPESQSSPGTAGQ
- a CDS encoding 4-hydroxy-3-methylbut-2-enyl diphosphate reductase translates to MDTKAFKRSLNNSDNYHRKGFGHGEEVASTMESEYQSPLIQEIREKNYILKRGNVTIRLAEAFGFCWGVERAVAMAYETRTHFPTERIWITNEIIHNPSVNQRLRDMNVEFISVENGQKDFSGVQAGDVVILPAFGASVQEMQLLNDRGCTIVDTTCPWVSKVWNTVEKHKKVQYTSIIHGKYNHEETVATSSFAGTYLIVLNMAQAEYVTNYILHGGDKAEFMAKFSKAMSAGFDPDRDLQRVGIANQTTMLKGETEAIGKLLERTMMQKYGPDKLNEHFQSFNTICDATQERQDAMFDLVEDKLDLMVVIGGYNSSNTTHLQEIAVEREIPSYHIDSADRILSNNRLEHKPLGQELMVQENWLPEGEIVVGITSGASTPDKVVEEVIEKIFAQKLELVAS
- a CDS encoding WD40 repeat domain-containing protein, yielding MQAPILSSPAAAYIRPDSVCPLYISPSQTPLKLTGLISPNLAFSPDSQVLAATDESGNHGLKLLNLKTGDPQQVVPTGWLGSISFSPDSQRIATGSRGPMVALVDRQTPQSVTRFEGHKRAVGNVAFSPDGQYIASSSRDNTVRVWNLQGKSIAMLQGFPEIPHVDLSGVNAIGIVTWSSSQNVLVTIAASQRLERRLDLLQIPNANSNVKPITIDLPSEAADRSVPPFTVSSDGKHIAILSKNGMELWNLQGQLIARWPIHPGAVIDLDFSPDGQKIVTTTEDKAVKIWSLQGQLLSTFTGYKKQVKHVKFSPDGKCLLTMGEEDRTIRGWDLSTQEELFRLPTDGFEITLSPNGRYLATTEDDVVENSTTILVWQLQAQAQ